Genomic segment of Myxococcus stipitatus:
TGGACGGGCGGGGACGTCTGATGCGCGCGGGTGGGGGCCTTCGTGAGCAACGGGAGTCCGTTGCTCGATGAACACGCTCTGGCGCCACCTCGAGTCCGTGTTTCATGTGGAGCGCACGCGTCCCGCGTTCGGGGCGGGGCTTCGCGCCGCGCTCGCCGTGGGCGTGCCCATGGTCATCGCGGCGATACAGCATCTGCCCGCGGCGACCTGGGCGGGCATGGCGGGGCTCTTCGTCACGCTCGTCGACCGAGGAGGCCCCTATCGAGACCGGGCCCTGTCCATGGGGGCCATGACGCTGCTGGGCGCGGTGATGGGGCTGGTCTCCGCGCTGCGCGGGTCCGACGGGTCCGCGGTCCTCTTCACCTGGGTCTGCGTCACGGCGTGTGGCTTTGCCCGCTCGTATGGAGACACGCCGGGGTTGATGGGCGTGGTGCTCGCCAACTACACGGTGGTGTCCCTGGCGCTCCCCGCGCAGAACCTGACGGACGCGCTCATCCGCTCGGGGTTGTTCATCCTCGGCGGCTTGTGGGCGATGACCCTGGCCCTGGTGCTGTGGCCCCTGCGGCCCTATCGCCCCGCGCGTGCGGCCATCGCCGTCTGCTACCGGCAGCTCGCGGACCGGGCGGAGGAGGTGGGGCGATGGCCGCTCGACGGTCCTCCCGCGCCCGTCAATGTCGTCGAGCTCGTGGACTGGGAGTCTCGCACCCGTCAGTCCTTGGAGGGGGCTCGCGATGTGCTTGCCTCCACGCGCCGCGCTCGCGCCGGGGAGAGTGACCGGGGCGAGCATCTGCTCGTCCTGCTCGAGGGCGCGGACGCCTTGCTCGCGCTGCTGGTGGCGCTGCCCGAGACGCTCGAGGTGGCGCCTCGCGAGCCTCGCTATCAAGCGCTGCGCGCGGAGATACACCGCGCCTTCGCGGAGCACGCGCGAGACCTCCGCCACATCGCCCTCGCGCTGGAGCGGGAGCGGCATGAGGCGTCTCCCTCGACGTGGAGCCCGGACCGGGCGCGTCGGGTGATGGCCTCGCTGTCGGAGGAGGGCGCGCTCTCCGACTCCGCGCGGGCGTCGTACTCGCATGCCATTGGCCTGCTGGTCCGGATGCGCGAGTACTCCGACGCGCTGCTGGATGTGGCCGACCACCTGGAGGACGGGCGCCCCGTCGAGCTGGACATGCCGGTGGGGCCGCATCCCGCCTCGCAGCGGAGCCGGCCGCTGCTGGAGCCTCTTCGCGACAACCTGGGTACGGACTCCGTCATCTTCCGCCATGCGCTGCGGTTGGGGGTCACGGCGGCGCTGGCGACGGCGCTCGTGCGGGTGCTGAAGCTGGACCATGGCTACTGGGTCATCATCACCGTCATCCTCGTGCTCCAGCCCTATTCGGGCATGACGTTCCGTCGCGGCCTGGAGCGCGCGGCGGGCACGCTGCTCGGAGGGGCGCTGGCGGCGGGGCTCGTCGTGCTGGTGCGCGAGCCGGCCGTGCTCCTCGTCGCCATCATGGCCTTCTTCGCCGTGGCCATCGCGGTGAAGCCCTTGAGCTTCTCCGCCTTCCAGGTGCTCCTCGCGCCCGCGCTGGTGTTGCTGGCGGAGATGCAGACAGGGGACTGGGAGCTCGCGGGCGTGCGCATCGCCAACACACTGTTGGGGGGCGCCCTGGCGCTCATCGGCGCGCGCCTGTTGTGGCCCAGCCCCGAGCACTCCCGGTTTCCCGAGGAGGTGGCCAGCGCGCTGCGCGCCGACCGCGACTACCTGCTGAGCGTCGCCGCCGCGCGCTCGGACTCCGAGCCGGAGGTGCGCGAGGCACGCCGCAAGCTGGGCATCCGGTTGTTGTCCGCGGAGGCGTCCTTCCAACGCCTGCTCACCGAGTGGCGAGGCTCTTCACGACAGCTCGAGCCCACCATGGCGCTGCTCGCGTATGCGCGTCGCTTCGGCGCGGCGGTGACGGCCGTGGCCGCGAGTCTGCAATGGCATGGCCGTCAGGACTTGTCCCCGGTCGCCAGCTACGCGGGCAACGTGCTCGAGGACCTGGCGCTCGCGGTGGAGCATCGCCGCGTGCCTTCGCCGCTGCCCCGGAGCTGGGTCCAGCAAGAGGGCGCGGATGCGTTGTTCAGCACCCAGATGGACCGGCTGGTGCGTCAGCTCACCGTGCTCCACCACGCCACGGTGAGGGCCGCGCCGCAGCTGTCCTCGTAGCGTGTCGCTCCCGCGAGCCTGTCCGTCGCGGCTCGCGGGTTCATGCCGGAGGAAGCTCAGGTGCGCTCGATGCGCATCAGCAGCCGGCGGAGGTCCTCGTTGACGCTGGCGAGCTGGGTGACGCCCTGCTCGTCCTGGAGTTGCTTGCGCAGGTTGGGCAGCGACGCGTCGCGAATCTTCTTCGCCGCTTCCTGCGAGCCATCCACCAGCCAGCCCGTGGCGAGGATGAGGGCCAGCCGCACCTCCGTGTCGCGCTCGTTCAGCTTCGCCGCGAGCGCCGGTGCATGGTCCGCCGAACCGGAGCGCCCCACCTCCAGCGCCGCGCGCTCCAGCATGGGCTTGCTGGCCTTGTCCATGCGCTCCACCCAGCACGCCGCGTTGCCGGCGCACGCCTGTCCCGCCTCCAGCAGCGTCGCGTGCTTCGCCAGGGTGTCCGCGCGCTTCTTGCCCAGCGCCGCCGGGTCATCGCAGCCTTCCTCGCCCGTGGCCTTGCAGTCCGCCGCCGTGCGCGCGGGCTCCCCCGTCACCAGCTTCTGGAGCAGCGGCTGCTCGCGCGCGTCGCCCAGCATGGCCAGGCCCTTCACCGCGATTTCGCGCGAGTACCAGTCGCCCGTCGCCGCCGCCTTCTCCAGCGCGGGCAGCGCATCGCGTCCACCCAGCCGCACCAGCGCGCGTACGTACGCGTCGCGCACCGTCGGGTCCGTCTCCAGCACCAGCGTGGACAGCGGCTTCACCGCCTCCTGCGCGCGCAGCCGCCCCAGCGCGTCTGCGGCCTGCATCCGCACCAGCGCTTGAAT
This window contains:
- a CDS encoding FUSC family protein: MNTLWRHLESVFHVERTRPAFGAGLRAALAVGVPMVIAAIQHLPAATWAGMAGLFVTLVDRGGPYRDRALSMGAMTLLGAVMGLVSALRGSDGSAVLFTWVCVTACGFARSYGDTPGLMGVVLANYTVVSLALPAQNLTDALIRSGLFILGGLWAMTLALVLWPLRPYRPARAAIAVCYRQLADRAEEVGRWPLDGPPAPVNVVELVDWESRTRQSLEGARDVLASTRRARAGESDRGEHLLVLLEGADALLALLVALPETLEVAPREPRYQALRAEIHRAFAEHARDLRHIALALERERHEASPSTWSPDRARRVMASLSEEGALSDSARASYSHAIGLLVRMREYSDALLDVADHLEDGRPVELDMPVGPHPASQRSRPLLEPLRDNLGTDSVIFRHALRLGVTAALATALVRVLKLDHGYWVIITVILVLQPYSGMTFRRGLERAAGTLLGGALAAGLVVLVREPAVLLVAIMAFFAVAIAVKPLSFSAFQVLLAPALVLLAEMQTGDWELAGVRIANTLLGGALALIGARLLWPSPEHSRFPEEVASALRADRDYLLSVAAARSDSEPEVREARRKLGIRLLSAEASFQRLLTEWRGSSRQLEPTMALLAYARRFGAAVTAVAASLQWHGRQDLSPVASYAGNVLEDLALAVEHRRVPSPLPRSWVQQEGADALFSTQMDRLVRQLTVLHHATVRAAPQLSS